One region of Solanum pennellii chromosome 6, SPENNV200 genomic DNA includes:
- the LOC107022063 gene encoding 60S ribosomal protein L14-1-like: MPFKRFVEIGRVALVNYGEDYGRLVVIVDVIDQNRALVDAPDMVRSQMNFKRLSLTDIKIDIKRIPKKKTLIAAMEAADVKTKWESSSWGRKLIVQKRRASLNDFDRFKLMLAKIKRAGVVRQELAKLKKEVAA, encoded by the exons ATG CCGTTCAAGAGGTTCGTGGAGATCGGAAGAGTTGCACTCGTTAACTACGGGGAGGACTACGGGAGGCTCGTCGTCATTGTTGACGTTATCGACCAAAACAGg GCTCTTGTTGATGCTCCTGACATGGTGAGGAGCCAGATGAACTTCAAGAGGCTTTCACTCACAGATATCAAGATCGACATCAAGAGAATTCCAAAGAAGAAGACCCTGATTGCTGCTATGGAGGCTGCTG ATGTGAAGACCAAGTGGGAGTCCAGCTCCTGGGGAAGGAAGTTGATCGTGCAGAAAAGGAGGGCCTCACTCAACGATTTTGATAGGTTTAAGCTCATGTTGGCAAAGATTAAG AGGGCTGGTGTGGTGAGACAGGAGCTTGCAAAGCTTAAAAAGGAGGTTGCAGCTTAA
- the LOC107022015 gene encoding receptor-like protein Cf-9 homolog, producing MMMVTSKAFSSLQFFTLIYLFTVAFASTEEAIALLKWEGTLKNQNNSLLASWTPNSNACEDWYGVVCFNGRVNTLNITNYSVIGNLYAFPFSSLPFLENLNLSNNNISGTIPPEIGNLTNLVYLDLNTNQISGTIPPQIGSLAKLQIIRIFNNHLDGFIPKEIGYLRSLTKLSLGINFLSGSIPASLGNLNNLSSLYLHNNQLSGSIHEEIGYLRSLNVLDLSENALNGSIPASLGNLNNLSRLYLYNNQLSGSIPEEIGYLSSLTYLYLSNNSLNGFIPASLENLNNLSRLYLYNNQLSGSIPEEIGYLSSLTYLYLGNNSLNGFIPASFGNMSNLSFLLLNNNYLSGSIPASLGNLNNLSILYLYNNQLSGSIPEEIGYLRSLTYLDLSENALNGSIPASLGNLNNLSRLYLYNNQLSGSIPEEIGYLSSLTYLYLSNNSLNGFIPASLENLNNLSRLYLYNNQLSGSIPEEIGYLSSLTYLYLGNNSLNGFIPASFGNMSNLSFLLLNNNYLSGSIPASLGNLNNLSILYLYNNQLSGSIPEEIGYLRSLTYLDLSENALNGSIPASLGNLNNLSRLYLYNNQLSGSIPEEIGYLSSLTYLYLGNNSLNGLIPASFGNMRNLQDLFLNDNNLIGEIPSYVCNLTSLEVLYMPRNNLKGKVPQCLGNISDLHVLSMSSNSFRGELPSSISNLTSLQILDFGRNNLEGAIPQCFGNISSLQVFDMQNNKLSGTLPTNFSIGCSLISLNLHGNELEDEIPRSLDNCKKLQVLDLGDNQLNDTFPMWLGTLPELRVLRLTSNKLHGPIRSSGAEIMFPDLRIIDLSRNAFSQDLPTSLFEHLKGMRTVDKTMEEPSYERYYDDSVVVVTKGLELEIVRILSLYTVIDLSSNKFEGHIPSVLGDLIAIRVLNVSHNALQGYIPSSLGSLSIVESLDLSFNQLSGEIPQQLASLTFLEFLNLSHNYLQGCIPQGPQFRTFESNSYEGNDGLRGYPVSKGCGKDPVSEKNYTVSELEDQESNSEFFNDFWKAALMGYGSGLCIGISIIYILISTGNLRWLARIIEELEHKIIVQRRKKQRGQRNYRRRNNRF from the coding sequence ATGATGATGGTTACTAGCAAAGCATTCTCTTCACTTCAGTTTTTCACTCTTATCTACCTCTTTACAGTTGCATTTGCTTCCACTGAGGAAGCAATTGCCCTCTTGAAATGGGAAGGAACTTTGAAGAACCAGAATAATTCCTTATTGGCTTCATGGACGCCAAATTCTAATGCATGCGAGGACTGGTATGGAGTTGTATGCTTTAATGGTAGGGTAAACACATTGAATATTACAAATTACAGTGTCATTGGTAATTTGTATGCTTTTCCGTTTTCATCTCTCCCTTTTCTCGAGAATCTTAATCTTAGCAACAACAATATCTCTGGCACCATTCCACCTGAGATTGGTAATCTCACAAATCTTGTCTATCTTGACTTGAACACCAATCAGATTTCAGGAACAATTCCACCACAAATCGGTTCACTAGCCAAGCTTCAGATCATCCGCATATTTAACAATCATTTAGATGGCTTTATTCCTAAAGAAATAGGTTACCTAAGGTCTCTTACTAAGCTATCTTTGGGTATCAACTTTCTTAGTGGTTCCATTCCTGCTTCGTTGGGGAATCTGAACAACTTGTCTAGTTTGTATCTTCACAATAATCAGCTTTCTGGCTCTATTCATGAAGAAATAGGTTACCTAAGATCTCTTAATGTCCTAGATTTGAGTGAGAATGCTCTTAATGGCTCTATTCCTGCTTCATTGGGGAATCTGAACAACTTGTCTAGGTTGTATCTTTACAATAATCAGCTTTCTGGCTCTATTCCTGAAGAAATAGGTTACTTGAGTTCTCTTACTTATCTATATTTGAGTAATAACTCTCTTAATGGATTTATTCCTGCTTCGTTGGAGAATCTGAACAACTTGTCTAGGTTGTATCTTTACAATAATCAGCTTTCTGGCTCAATTCCTGAAGAAATAGGTTACTTGAGTTCTCTTACATATCTATATTTGGGTAATAACTCTCTTAATGGATTTATTCCTGCTTCATTTGGCAATATGAGCAACTTGTCTTTTTTGCTTCTTAATAATAATTACCTTTCTGGCTCTATTCCTGCTTCATTGGGGAATCTGAACAACTTGTCTATTTTGTATCTTTACAATAATCAGCTTTCTGGCTCTATTCCTGAAGAAATAGGTTACCTAAGATCTCTTACTTACCTAGATTTGAGTGAGAATGCTCTTAATGGCTCTATTCCTGCTTCATTGGGGAATCTGAACAACTTGTCTAGGTTGTATCTTTACAATAATCAGCTTTCTGGCTCTATTCCTGAAGAAATAGGTTACTTGAGTTCTCTTACTTATCTATATTTGAGTAATAACTCTCTTAATGGATTTATTCCTGCTTCGTTGGAGAATCTGAACAACTTGTCTAGGTTGTATCTTTACAATAATCAGCTTTCTGGCTCAATTCCTGAAGAAATAGGTTACTTGAGTTCTCTTACATATCTATATTTGGGTAATAACTCTCTTAATGGATTTATTCCTGCTTCATTTGGCAATATGAGCAACTTGTCTTTTTTGCTTCTTAATAATAATTACCTTTCTGGCTCTATTCCTGCTTCATTGGGGAATCTGAACAACTTGTCTATTTTGTATCTTTACAATAATCAGCTTTCTGGCTCTATTCCTGAAGAAATAGGTTACCTAAGATCTCTTACTTACCTAGATTTGAGTGAGAATGCTCTTAATGGCTCTATTCCTGCTTCATTGGGGAATCTGAACAACTTGTCTAGGTTGTATCTTTACAATAATCAGCTTTCTGGCTCTATTCCTGAAGAAATAGGTTACTTGAGTTCTCTTACTTATCTATATTTGGGTAATAACTCTCTTAATGGACTTATTCCTGCTTCATTTGGCAATATGAGAAATCTGCAAGATCTGTTTCTCAATGATAACAATCTCATTGGGGAAATTCCTTCATATGTGTGCAATTTGACATCACTGGAAGTGTTGTATATGCCGAGAAACAATTTGAAGGGAAAAGTTCCGCAATGTTTGGGTAATATCAGTGACCTTCACGTTTTGTCGATGTCATCTAATAGTTTCAGAGGAGAGCTCCCTTCATCTATTTCCAATTTAACATCACTACAAATACTTGATTTTGGCAGAAACAATCTAGAGGGAGCAATACCACAATGTTTTGGCAATATTAGTAGCCTCCAGGTTTTTGATATGCAGAATAACAAACTTTCTGGGACTCTTCCAACAAATTTTAGCATTGGATGTTCACTGATAAGTCTCAACTTGCATGGCAATGAACTAGAGGATGAAATCCCTCGGTCTTTGGACAATTGCAAAAAGCTGCAAGTTCTTGATTTAGGAGACAATCAACTCAACGACACATTTCCCATGTGGTTGGGAACTTTGCCAGAGCTGAGAGTTTTAAGGTTGACATCGAATAAATTGCATGGACCTATAAGATCATCAGGGGCTGAAATCATGTTTCCTGATCTTCGAATCATAGATCTTTCTCGCAATGCATTCTCGCAAGACTTACCAACGAGTCTATTTGAACATTTGAAAGGGATGAGGACAGTTGATAAAACAATGGAGGAACCAAGTTATGAAAGATATTACGATGACTCGGTGGTAGTTGTGACAAAGGGATTGGAGCTTGAAATTGTGAGAATTTTGTCTTTGTATACAGTTATCGATCTTTCAAGCAACAAATTTGAAGGACATATTCCTTCTGTCCTGGGAGATCTCATTGCGATTCGTGTACTTAATGTATCTCATAATGCATTGCAAGGCTATATACCATCATCTCTTGGAAGTTTATCTATAGTGGAATCACTGGACCTTTCGTTTAACCAACTTTCGGGAGAGATACcacaacaacttgcttctcttACGTTTCTTGAATTCTTAAATCTCTCCCACAATTATCTCCAAGGATGCATCCCTCAAGGACCTCAATTCCGTACCTTTGAGAGCAATTCATATGAAGGTAATGATGGATTACGTGGATATCCAGTTTCAAAAGGTTGTGGCAAAGATCCTGTGTCAGAGAAAAACTATACAGTGTCTGAGCTAGAAGATCAAGAAAGCAATTCTGaatttttcaatgatttttggAAAGCAGCTCTGATGGGCTATGGCAGTGGACTGTGTATTGGCATATCCATAATATATATCTTGATCTCGACTGGAAATCTAAGATGGCTTGCAAGAATCATTGAAGAACTGGAACACAAAATTATCGTGCAAAGGAGAAAGAAGCAGCGAGGTCAAAGAAATTACAGAAGAAGAAATAATCGCTTCTAG
- the LOC107022019 gene encoding receptor-like protein Cf-9 homolog: MCNTWIKIIKRQKHNNPNTMNLKQKTQNMMMVSSKIFSLLQFFALLNLCTVTFASTEEATALLKWKATFKNQDNSLLASWTQSSNACRDWYGVICFNGRVKTLNITNCGVIGTLYAFPFSSLPFLENLNLSNNNISGTIPPEIGHLTNLVYLDLNNNQISGTIPPQTGSLSKLQILRIFGNHLKGSIPEEIGYLRSLIDLSLSNNFLNGSIPASLGNLNNLSFLSLYDNQLSGSIPEEIGYLRSLTDLSLSTNFLNGSIPASLGKLNNLSFLSLYDNQLSGSIPDEIGYLTSLTDLYLNNNFLNSSIPASLWNLKNLSFLSLSENQLSGSIPQEIGYLRSLTYLRLNNNFLNGSIPREIGYLRSLTNLHLNNNFLNGSIPPEVGNLRSLSIIDLSINSLKGSIPASLGNLRNVQSMFLDENNLTEEIPLSVCNLTSLNILYLRRNNLKGKVPQCLGNISGLQVLTMSRNNLSGEIPSSISNLKSLQILDLGRNSLEGAIPQCFGNINTLQVFDVQNNKLSGTLSTNFSIGSSLISLNLHGNELEGEIPRSLANCKKLQVLDLGNNHLNDTFPMWLGTLLELRVLRLTSNKLYGPIRSSGAEIMFPDLRTIDLSNNAFSKDLPTSLFQHLKGMRTIDKTMKVPSYEGYGDYQDSIVVVSKGLKLEVVRILSLYTVIDLSNNKFEGHIPSVLGDLIALRVLNMSHNGLKGHIPPSLGSLSVVESLDLSFNQLSGEIPQQLASLTSLGFLNLSHNYLQGCIPQGPQFLTFESNSYEGNDGLRGYPVSKGCGNDPVPETNYTVSALDDQESNSEFLNDFWKAALMGYGSGLCIGLSIMYFMISTRNPKWLARIIDEMEHKINMRRRKKQQGQRNHRRRNNHF, from the coding sequence ATGTGTAACACATGGATAAAgataataaaaagacaaaagCACAACAACCCAAATACTATGAACCTGAAACAAAAAACTCAAAACATGATGATGGTTTCCAGTAAAATCTTCTCTTTACTTCAGTTTTTCGCTCTTTTAAATCTCTGTACAGTTACTTTTGCTTCGACTGAGGAAGCAACTGCCCTCTTGAAATGGAAAGCAACTTTCAAGAACCAGGATAATTCCTTATTGGCTTCATGGACGCAAAGTTCTAATGCATGCAGGGACTGGTATGGAGTTATATGCTTTAATGGTAGGGTAAAAACGTTGAATATTACAAATTGCGGTGTCATTGGTACACTCTATGCTTTTCCGTTTTCATCTCTCCCTTTTCTTGAGAATCTTAATCTTAGCAACAACAATATCTCTGGCACCATTCCACCTGAGATTGGTCATCTCACTAATCTTGTCTATCTTGACTTGAACAACAATCAGATTTCAGGAACAATCCCACCACAAACCGGTTCACTATCAAAGCTTCAGATCCTCCGTATATTTGGCAACCATTTAAAGGGCTCTATTCCTGAAGAAATAGGTTACCTAAGGTCTCTTATCGATCTATCTTTGAGTAATAACTTTCTTAACGGTTCTATTCCTGCTTCGTTGGGGAATTTAAACAACTTGTCTTTTTTGTCTCTTTATGATAATCAACTTTCTGGCTCTATTCCTGAAGAAATAGGTTACCTAAGGTCTCTAACCGATCTATCTTTGAGTACTAACTTTCTCAACGGTTCTATTCCTGCTTCATTGGGGAAGTTAAACAACTTGTCTTTTTTGTCTCTTTATGATAATCAACTTTCTGGCTCTATTCCTGACGAAATAGGTTACCTAACGTCTCTTACCgatttatatttgaataataactTTCTTAACAGTTCTATTCCTGCTTCACTGTGGAATTTGAAGAACTTGTCTTTTTTGTCTCTTAGTGAAAATCAACTTTCGGGCTCTATTCCTCAAGAAATAGGCTACCTAAGGTCTCTCACTTATCTTCGTctgaataataattttcttaatggTTCAATTCCTCGTGAAATAGGCTACCTAAGGTCTCTTACTAATCTTCATCTAAATAATAACTTTCTTAATGGTTCAATTCCTCCTGAAGTAGGTAACCTAAGGTCTCTTAGTATCATAGATTTGAGTATTAACTCTCTTAAGGGTTCTATTCCTGCTTCATTGGGGAATTTGAGAAATGTGCAAAGTATGTTTCTTGATGAAAACAATCTCACTGAGGAAATTCCTTTATCTGTGTGCAATTTGACATCACTCAACATTTTGTACTTGCGGAGAAACAACTTGAAGGGAAAAGTTCCGCAATGTTTGGGTAATATCAGTGGCCTCCAGGTTTTGACGATGTCACGTAATAACCTTAGTGGAGAGATCCCTTCATCTATTTCCAATTTAAAATCACTACAAATACTGGATTTGGGAAGAAATAGTCTGGAGGGAGCAATTCCCCAATGTTTTGGCAATATAAATACCCTTCAGGTTTTTGATGTGCAGAACAACAAACTTTCTGGGACTCTTTCAACAAATTTTAGCATTGGAAGTTCACTTATAAGTCTCAATTTGCATGGCAATGAACTAGAGGGGGAAATCCCTCGATCTTTGGCCAATTGCAAAAAGTTGCAAGTTCTTGATCTAGGAAATAATCATCTCAATGACACATTCCCCATGTGGTTGGGAACTTTGCTAGAGCTAAGAGTTTTAAGATTGACGTCGAATAAACTCTATGGACCCATAAGATCTTCAGGGGCTGAAATCATGTTTCCTGATCTTCGAACCATAGATCTCTCTAACAATGCCTTCTCGAAAGACTTACCAACGAGTTTGTTTCAACACTTAAAAGGCATGAGGACAATTGATAAAACAATGAAGGTACCAAGTTATGAAGGATATGGAGACTACCAAGACTCGATAGTTGTTGTATCAAAGGGATTGAAGCTTGAAGTTGTGAGAATTTTGTCTTTGTACACAGTTATCGATCTTTCAAACAACAAATTTGAAGGACATATTCCTAGTGTTTTAGGAGATCTCATTGCTCTTCGGGTGTTGAATATGTCTCACAATGGATTGAAAGGTCATATACCACCATCGCTTGGAAGTTTATCTGTAGTGGAATCATTAGACCTTTCGTTTAACCAGCTTTCAGGAGAAATACcacaacaacttgcttctcttACGTCTCTTGGATTCTTAAATCTCTCCCACAATTATCTCCAAGGATGCATCCCTCAAGGGCCTCAATTTCTTACCTTTGAGAGCAATTCATATGAAGGTAATGATGGATTACGTGGATATCCAGTTTCAAAAGGTTGTGGCAATGATCCTGTGCCAGAGACAAACTATACAGTATCTGCGCTAGACGATCAAGAAAGCAATTCAGAATTTCTCAATGATTTTTGGAAAGCTGCTCTGATGGGCTATGGAAGTGGACTATGTATTGGATTATCCATAATGTATTTCATGATCTCAACTAGAAATCCGAAATGGCTTGCAAGAATCATTGATGAAATGGAACATAAAATTAACATGCGAAGGAGAAAGAAGCAGCAAGGTCAAAGGAATCACAGAAGAAGAAATAATCACTTCTAG
- the LOC107022041 gene encoding TBC1 domain family member 15-like, with protein MGNSIIAACKNGDSSLEDLDSYFPVRPECQADVPNTRFRPRAGRTLSERRWKAAFSQEGYLDIAGVLRRIQRGGIHPSIKGAVWEFLLGCFDPNSTFEERNELRQQRREQYAVWKSECQKLVPVIGSGKFTTNAIVTDDGQPIELANTTSNGHDTNNGMPVDDGVYEKKVVQWKLNLSQIGLDVVRTDRSLVFYENQANQAKLWDVLAVYAWIDKDIGYVQGMTDICSPIILLLENEADAFWCFERAMRRLRENFKSSANSIGVQSQLRALAQIVKIVDPKLHRHLEELDGGEYLFALRMLMVLFRRELSFVDALYLWEVMWAMEYNPNIYLLYDKTLEQLPDKLNDTQLKQYGKFERRILRTGATKQHDALAIFLVASVLETKKKQLMKEAKGLDDVVQILSEITGNLDAKKALNEALKIHKKYMSKVKKT; from the exons ATGGGCAACTCAATAATAGCTGCCTGCAAAAATG GGGATTCTTCATTGGAGGATCTAGACTCTTATTTCCCTGTTAGACCAGAATGCCAAGCTGATGTTCCTAATACTCGATTCAGACCTAGG GCAGGAAGAACTCTCAGTGAAAGAAGATGGAAGGCTGCATTCTCTCAAGAGGGTTATTTGGATATAGCAGGTGTTCTTAGACGAATCCAACGAGGG GGGATTCATCCATCAATTAAAGGGGCTGTATGGGAGTTCTTGCTGGGTTGTTTTGATCCCAATAGCACATTTGAGGAAAGAAATGAACTTAGACAACAACGGAG AGAGCAATATGCTGTGTGGAAATCTGAATGCCAAAAGCTAGTACCTGTTATTGGCAGTGGAAAATTTACCACAAATGCTATAGTCACGGATGATGGCCAACCTATAGAGCTTGCGAACACTACCAGTAATGGACATGATACTAACAATGGCATGCCAGTCGATGACGGTGTTTATGAGAAGAAAGTGGTCCAGTGGAAGCTTAACTTGTCCCAAATTG GTCTGGATGTTGTTCGTACGGATCGTTCTCTTGTATTTTATGAGAATCAAGCTAATCAGGCAAAACTCTGGGATGTGCTAGCTGTCTATGCATGGATAGATAAAGATATTGGTTATGTTCAAG GAATGACTGATATTTGCTCCCCAATTATTCTTCTTCTTGAGAATGAAGCAGATGCATTCTGGTGCTTTGAACGTGCAATGCGTAGATTG AGAGAAAATTTCAAGTCCAGCGCAAATTCTATAGGAGTGCAATCTCAGCTGAGAGCCCTTGCACAAATTGTTAAAATTGTTGATCCGAAGCTTCATCGACACCTTG AGGAGCTAGATGGCGGAGAATATCTGTTCGCATTACGCATGTTGATGGTACTTTTCAGGAGAGAGCTCTCATTTGTCGATGCACTCTATCTCTGGGAG gtgATGTGGGCCATGGAGTACAAcccaaacatatatttattgtatgaCAAGACTCTGGAACAACTTCCCGATAAGTTAAATGATACGCAGCTAAAGCAATACGGGAAATTTGAAAGGAGAATATTGAGAACTGGTGCAACGAAACAGCACGACGCACTTGCCATTTTCCTAGTTGCAAGTGTTCTTGAAACGAAGAAAAAACAGCTTATGAAAGAGGCGAAAGGCCTTGATGATGTTGTCCAG atcTTGAGTGAGATAACTGGGAACTTGGATGCAAAGAAAGCACTAAATGAGGCTCTAAAGATTCATAAGAAGTACATGAGCAAG GTGAAAAAGACCTAG
- the LOC107022056 gene encoding vacuolar protein sorting-associated protein 2 homolog 3 translates to MNIFSKKPNAKEALRESRRELTHATRGIEKEISALQSEEKKLVAEIKRTAKTGNETATKVLARQLIRLRQQIANLQGSRAQMRGIATHTQAISAQSSVAAGMKGATKAMTAMNKQMDPAKQAKVMQDFQKQSAQLDMTTEMMSDAIDDAIDDDEAEEETEDLTNQVLDEIGIDVASQLSAAPKGKIAGKRTEESSSSGIDELEKRLAALRNP, encoded by the exons ATGAACATCTTTTCCAAGAAACCCAATGCCAAAG aGGCGCTTAGGGAGAGTAGAAGAGAACTGACTCATGCCACCAGAG GtattgagaaggaaatttcGGCTTTACAATCAGAG GAAAAAAAACTTGTTGCTGAAATAAAAAGGACTGCTAAAACTGGAAATGAG ACAGCAACAAAAGTTCTAGCACGTCAGTTAATCAGGCTTAGACAGCAAATAGCCAACTTGCAAGGTAGTCGGGCTCAAATGAGAGGTATAGCGACTCACACACAG GCAATATCTGCCCAATCTTCGGTTGCTGCAGGCATGAAAGGAGCCACTAAGGCTATGACTGCTATGAATAAG CAAATGGACCCTGCAAAGCAAGCGAAGGTGATGCAAGATTTCCAGAAGCAATCAGCTCAATTGGATATGACG ACTGAAATGATGTCAGATGCCATAGATGATGCTATAGATGATGACGAAGCAGAAGAGGAAACTGAAGATTTGACAAATCAG GTCCTTGATGAAATTGGAATTGATGTTGCCTCACAG TTGTCAGCGGCTCCCAAGGGAAAAATTGCTGGAAAAAGGACTGAGGAATCAAGCAG TTCGGGGATCGATGAACTGGAGAAGAGATTGGCTGCACTTAGAAATCCTTGA